In Mycobacterium sp. Aquia_216, a genomic segment contains:
- a CDS encoding DUF7373 family lipoprotein — protein sequence MKSKLLQANSIILAVMLAACSHSTAGDATRESESPSNSPAPVNTSRLDPGNYPVVPQPALGNAGSEHAGRLVEGRRMAAYVVGPWETEPTLVGAVSSGAAVIDDAHGLSRATWPPIAGGAYNLPLVVGFVTERQSPGPNPQMSLRNTVLRFINPSVASDAAQNMTTAARNMPRIPSATPIVTEPERPLPIPNHPDANGTVLTFQEGTGIVRELTVLTAHGPYVLVQVVRCASGPDCEAQLAGHALDRQVPLIDTFVPTDPAGFPTLALDPTGLVARTLPPPAGQVTSMSGAAYPPAAALQLEDDPVQAGPLLSAAGVDYVSVNLTTVYQTKDPSAARTLAQAFGDFAAKTPAAQVSSPVPGLPESGCTRVAGSNGLVPRYWCLATAGRYTVKTIARQLDNAQQQMAAQYRILTAS from the coding sequence ATGAAAAGCAAACTACTGCAGGCTAACTCGATAATACTGGCGGTGATGCTCGCGGCTTGTAGCCACAGCACCGCCGGGGACGCCACCCGCGAGTCCGAGTCGCCATCCAACTCTCCGGCGCCGGTGAACACTTCCCGGCTCGACCCCGGGAACTATCCCGTCGTGCCGCAACCCGCGCTGGGCAACGCCGGCTCCGAACACGCCGGGCGACTCGTCGAAGGCCGACGGATGGCCGCCTACGTCGTCGGGCCCTGGGAAACCGAGCCCACGCTGGTCGGTGCGGTCTCGTCCGGCGCGGCCGTCATCGACGACGCCCATGGACTGTCGCGCGCGACGTGGCCGCCGATCGCCGGCGGCGCCTACAACTTGCCGTTGGTGGTCGGGTTCGTCACCGAGCGACAAAGCCCGGGCCCGAACCCGCAGATGTCGCTGCGCAATACCGTGCTGCGATTCATCAACCCTTCGGTGGCATCCGACGCGGCCCAGAACATGACTACGGCGGCTAGGAATATGCCCCGTATTCCCAGCGCCACCCCGATCGTGACGGAACCTGAACGCCCGCTGCCGATTCCGAATCATCCCGACGCCAACGGTACGGTGCTGACCTTCCAGGAGGGAACCGGGATCGTGCGTGAACTGACTGTGCTTACTGCGCACGGCCCCTACGTGCTCGTTCAGGTCGTGCGCTGCGCGTCCGGCCCGGACTGTGAAGCCCAACTCGCCGGGCACGCGCTGGATCGTCAGGTGCCGCTCATCGATACGTTTGTACCGACCGATCCCGCCGGGTTCCCAACGCTTGCACTGGATCCCACCGGCCTGGTCGCTCGCACCTTGCCGCCGCCAGCCGGCCAAGTCACTTCGATGTCCGGGGCCGCCTATCCGCCGGCGGCTGCCCTGCAGCTCGAAGACGATCCCGTCCAGGCCGGGCCCCTGCTTTCCGCGGCCGGCGTGGACTATGTTTCGGTCAACCTGACCACCGTCTACCAAACAAAAGATCCCTCCGCCGCACGGACCCTCGCCCAGGCCTTCGGCGACTTTGCCGCTAAAACACCTGCTGCACAAGTGTCTTCGCCGGTTCCCGGTCTTCCCGAGAGCGGCTGCACCCGAGTCGCCGGATCCAACGGTCTCGTACCCCGCTACTGGTGTCTAGCCACCGCGGGCCGCTACACCGTCAAAACGATTGCCCGTCAGCTCGACAACGCGCAACAACAGATGGCGGCCCAATATCGCATCCTGACGGCAAGCTAG
- a CDS encoding class I SAM-dependent methyltransferase — translation MPRTDNDTWDLASSVGATATMVAAARAIATKADNPVIEDRFAEPLVRAVGVDFFTRWTDGEIDAADVDYDESNWKLGHMPDAMAARTRFFDNFFRDATQAGIRQAVILASGLDARAYRLEWPDEMTVFEIDQPEVIEFKTTTLAGLGAVPQADLRTVAIDLRQDWPAALLEAGLDKTRPTAWIAEGLFGYLPPAAQDALLDNITALSAEGSQLACEATPDGPQVDKEHARELMRKASAKWREHGLELDFTDLGFEGERSDVAAHLENLGWRSVGTPMRQLLADNGLEAIPQRDDSVSVADTVYYSAVLAN, via the coding sequence ATGCCACGTACAGACAATGACACCTGGGATTTGGCCTCTAGCGTGGGCGCGACGGCCACGATGGTCGCGGCTGCCCGGGCGATCGCCACGAAGGCCGACAACCCCGTGATCGAGGACCGCTTCGCCGAGCCCCTGGTCCGTGCCGTCGGCGTGGACTTCTTCACCCGCTGGACCGACGGCGAGATTGACGCCGCGGATGTCGACTACGACGAGTCCAATTGGAAGCTCGGGCACATGCCGGACGCGATGGCCGCCCGAACCCGCTTCTTCGACAACTTCTTTCGCGATGCGACTCAGGCGGGGATCCGTCAGGCCGTGATCCTGGCCTCCGGTCTTGACGCCCGTGCCTACCGACTGGAGTGGCCCGATGAGATGACGGTATTCGAGATCGACCAGCCCGAGGTGATCGAGTTCAAGACCACCACCTTGGCCGGGCTGGGTGCCGTTCCGCAGGCCGATCTGCGCACGGTTGCCATCGATCTGCGGCAGGACTGGCCGGCGGCTCTACTCGAGGCCGGTCTCGATAAGACACGGCCTACCGCATGGATTGCCGAGGGGCTCTTCGGGTATCTGCCGCCAGCGGCACAGGATGCGTTGCTGGACAACATCACCGCGCTCAGCGCTGAGGGCAGCCAGCTGGCCTGCGAAGCCACTCCGGACGGGCCGCAGGTCGACAAGGAACACGCACGGGAGCTGATGCGCAAGGCCAGCGCAAAGTGGCGTGAGCACGGCCTCGAGCTGGACTTCACCGACCTTGGCTTCGAGGGGGAGCGCAGCGACGTCGCGGCTCACCTGGAGAACTTGGGATGGCGGTCAGTCGGTACACCGATGCGCCAGCTGTTGGCGGACAACGGTCTTGAGGCGATTCCACAGCGTGATGACTCCGTGTCGGTCGCTGACACCGTTTACTACAGCGCTGTATTGGCGAACTGA
- a CDS encoding chitin-binding protein encodes MKQVIGGLTLAGAVGAAAIGVGAGVANADPVSAPQAPGPHEPGGPANPPPGGPAGPGGPGGHGPGGPGEHGPGGPGGPGGPGEHGPGGPGGPGEHGPGGPGGPGGPGEHGPGGPGGPGEHGPGGPGGPGGPGEHGPGGPGGPGQRGPGGPGGPGQRGPGGPGGFGDHGPGGPGGPGEHGPGGFGPGGPGQHGPGGPGGPWHGDAQRGYFHGAPWGDGQAPWGAGEPPRPAWNRPLPPPGGRWTGGPINYWGYQETPTWNQGFNQWGINFFGVWIPL; translated from the coding sequence ATGAAGCAAGTAATCGGCGGGTTAACTCTCGCCGGCGCCGTTGGCGCAGCGGCAATTGGGGTGGGAGCCGGCGTCGCGAACGCCGATCCGGTATCGGCACCGCAGGCCCCTGGGCCCCATGAGCCGGGTGGACCCGCCAATCCTCCGCCCGGCGGTCCAGCCGGACCCGGCGGACCCGGCGGGCATGGGCCTGGCGGACCCGGCGAACACGGCCCCGGTGGACCGGGCGGGCCTGGCGGACCCGGCGAACACGGCCCCGGTGGACCGGGCGGACCCGGCGAACACGGCCCCGGTGGACCGGGCGGGCCTGGCGGACCCGGCGAACACGGCCCCGGTGGACCGGGCGGACCCGGCGAACACGGCCCCGGTGGACCGGGCGGGCCTGGCGGACCCGGCGAACACGGCCCCGGTGGACCCGGCGGTCCCGGCCAACGCGGCCCGGGTGGACCCGGCGGTCCCGGCCAACGCGGCCCGGGTGGACCCGGCGGATTCGGCGACCACGGACCAGGCGGCCCTGGCGGCCCCGGCGAACATGGGCCTGGCGGATTCGGCCCGGGAGGACCGGGTCAACATGGGCCGGGCGGACCCGGTGGACCATGGCACGGGGATGCCCAGCGCGGCTACTTCCACGGGGCCCCGTGGGGAGACGGGCAGGCACCGTGGGGAGCAGGCGAACCGCCGCGCCCGGCATGGAATCGACCGCTGCCCCCGCCCGGGGGTCGGTGGACAGGCGGCCCGATCAACTACTGGGGGTACCAAGAAACCCCCACGTGGAATCAGGGGTTCAACCAGTGGGGTATCAACTTCTTCGGAGTGTGGATCCCGCTGTAA
- a CDS encoding TetR/AcrR family transcriptional regulator, protein MPHATETTPSGIRSRRRGEVLERALYQATLAELAEVGYGGLTMEGIAARAQTGKAALYRRWCSKHDLVHAALVFALPSLPEPRSGRSAREALLTVFTSHRDLLAGKTAFPGLDIMHQLLHEPEMRAIFADAVVRPRLKIVDSILHAAVEAGDIDPATLTPLSARIGPALINHHFLLTGEPPNRRELALIVDTVIPPRASDTAAD, encoded by the coding sequence ATGCCGCACGCCACCGAAACAACGCCGAGCGGTATCCGCAGCCGTCGGCGGGGCGAGGTGCTCGAGCGCGCGCTCTACCAGGCGACGTTGGCCGAGCTGGCCGAGGTCGGCTACGGCGGGCTGACGATGGAAGGAATCGCGGCCCGCGCCCAGACCGGCAAGGCCGCGCTGTACCGGCGCTGGTGCAGCAAGCACGACCTGGTGCATGCCGCGCTGGTCTTCGCGCTGCCGTCGCTGCCCGAACCGCGGTCCGGCCGCTCGGCGCGCGAGGCTCTTTTGACGGTGTTCACCTCTCACCGCGACCTGTTGGCGGGCAAGACCGCTTTTCCCGGCCTGGACATCATGCATCAGCTGCTGCACGAACCCGAGATGCGCGCCATCTTCGCCGACGCGGTAGTACGTCCGCGGCTCAAGATCGTCGATTCGATCCTGCACGCCGCCGTCGAGGCCGGCGACATCGACCCGGCCACGCTGACGCCGCTGTCGGCGCGTATCGGCCCCGCCCTGATCAACCACCACTTCCTGTTGACCGGCGAACCACCGAATCGGCGCGAGCTGGCGCTGATCGTCGACACCGTGATCCCGCCGAGAGCATCGGACACAGCGGCCGACTGA
- a CDS encoding TetR/AcrR family transcriptional regulator, whose translation MPGKPKVNGQAVTRGEGRRLLLESARALFAERGYAGTSTREIARAASVSEPMIFRHFGSKSKLFEEAVLAPFNTFVSEYIADWAARPRGMKSVYVEMYDFYRGVYDVLSANRRLIHEMIGARAVGGPLSADTASAPQLGRLLERFEAIMNDEIVERGFRPFDPAVVTRVVFGMVFSIAVFGEWMFEGATRPPPSAEAFIEEMARLTIFGAYPEGAKPAATP comes from the coding sequence GTGCCCGGTAAGCCAAAGGTCAACGGCCAGGCAGTGACGCGTGGTGAAGGAAGGCGCCTGCTGCTGGAATCGGCGCGCGCATTGTTTGCCGAGCGTGGCTACGCAGGCACGAGTACGCGGGAAATCGCTCGGGCCGCCTCGGTGTCGGAGCCAATGATTTTCCGACACTTCGGATCCAAGTCGAAGCTCTTCGAAGAGGCCGTGCTGGCACCGTTCAACACCTTCGTTTCCGAATATATAGCGGACTGGGCCGCACGGCCGCGCGGGATGAAAAGCGTCTACGTGGAGATGTATGACTTTTATCGCGGTGTATACGACGTGCTTTCAGCCAATAGGCGACTGATCCACGAAATGATCGGAGCCCGAGCCGTGGGCGGACCGTTGAGCGCCGACACCGCGTCGGCGCCGCAACTGGGCCGGCTCCTCGAGAGGTTCGAAGCCATCATGAACGACGAGATCGTGGAGCGCGGATTCCGTCCATTCGACCCCGCGGTCGTGACGCGGGTGGTCTTCGGGATGGTGTTCTCGATCGCGGTCTTTGGGGAGTGGATGTTTGAAGGCGCGACCCGTCCGCCACCGAGCGCCGAGGCGTTCATCGAGGAGATGGCTCGTCTGACGATTTTCGGCGCCTACCCAGAAGGTGCCAAACCGGCCGCGACACCGTAA
- a CDS encoding MlaE family ABC transporter permease, translating to MVSNAPLIGLAKKPLDKPVREVGSFIALALDTLVQAFHPPFFWREVVEQCWFIARVATFPAVAQSIAFNGMVVFLFGVATVSFGAGDVTGAAAGLATVSQIGPVTTVFVLSGAAATAMCADLGSRTIREEIDAMRVLGIDPIHRLVVPRVTALLIAGNLINAVVIIAGLSADYGFAIYALNGNPGAFASSLTLLTNGPTVIVSFVKATVFGVLAGLIACYKGMSAGGGPQGVGNAVNETVVFTFMALLIANIIISVVTATQTLAT from the coding sequence GTGGTCTCGAATGCCCCACTGATCGGGCTCGCCAAGAAGCCGCTGGACAAACCGGTTCGCGAAGTTGGCAGCTTCATTGCATTGGCGCTGGACACCTTGGTTCAGGCATTCCACCCACCGTTCTTCTGGCGCGAGGTCGTCGAGCAGTGCTGGTTCATTGCCCGGGTCGCTACCTTCCCAGCGGTCGCGCAATCGATTGCCTTCAACGGTATGGTCGTGTTCCTCTTCGGCGTCGCGACGGTCTCGTTCGGTGCGGGCGACGTCACAGGCGCGGCCGCGGGGCTGGCGACGGTATCGCAGATCGGCCCAGTGACCACGGTGTTCGTTCTGAGCGGTGCCGCTGCCACGGCGATGTGCGCCGACTTGGGCTCCCGAACTATCCGCGAAGAGATCGACGCGATGCGGGTCTTGGGCATCGATCCGATTCACCGACTGGTGGTGCCTCGGGTGACCGCCCTACTTATCGCCGGCAATCTGATCAATGCCGTCGTGATCATCGCGGGACTCAGCGCGGACTACGGGTTCGCGATTTACGCGCTGAACGGTAATCCCGGCGCCTTCGCGTCGAGCCTTACGTTGCTCACGAACGGACCCACGGTCATAGTCAGTTTCGTCAAGGCCACTGTTTTCGGTGTGCTCGCCGGATTGATCGCCTGCTATAAGGGAATGTCCGCCGGCGGCGGCCCGCAGGGAGTCGGCAACGCCGTCAACGAGACCGTGGTGTTCACGTTTATGGCGCTGCTGATCGCGAACATCATCATCAGCGTTGTCACCGCGACACAGACGTTGGCGACATGA
- a CDS encoding peptidase, producing MSIAHQAHRMTYCIGVMLDKGLIFASDSRTHAGVDNFAKFCKMTVFERRGNRVIVLLSSGNLAGTQAVISVLTQRCADGDAETNLFGARTMFDVVGLVSDATRDIEKRDAGYLEENNVRFDASFIVGGQIAGEPPRLFRTYAEGNFIEAGTDTPFLQTGETKYGKPILDRVITEHTPLADATKCVLVSFNSTMRSNLSVGMPIDLICYERDSLEVQWRRRFDEGDPYFTTLSDDWGEGVRQVFRDLPELSW from the coding sequence ATGTCGATCGCACACCAGGCCCATCGCATGACTTACTGCATAGGCGTAATGCTGGACAAAGGGCTGATTTTCGCCTCGGACTCTCGCACGCATGCCGGGGTGGATAACTTCGCCAAGTTCTGCAAGATGACGGTGTTCGAGCGTCGCGGCAACCGCGTCATCGTTCTGCTGAGTTCAGGAAATCTGGCCGGGACTCAAGCCGTTATCAGCGTGTTGACGCAGCGTTGCGCCGACGGCGATGCGGAGACCAATCTCTTTGGTGCCCGGACGATGTTCGACGTCGTGGGACTGGTCTCCGACGCGACGCGCGATATCGAGAAACGCGACGCCGGGTACCTAGAAGAGAACAACGTCCGCTTCGATGCCTCGTTCATCGTCGGCGGCCAGATCGCCGGCGAGCCGCCACGGCTGTTTCGAACCTATGCGGAAGGCAATTTCATCGAAGCGGGCACCGACACGCCCTTCCTTCAGACCGGTGAAACCAAGTACGGGAAACCGATTCTCGACCGCGTCATCACCGAACACACACCGCTGGCCGATGCTACGAAGTGTGTGTTGGTGTCCTTCAATTCGACCATGCGCAGCAACCTGTCAGTGGGCATGCCGATCGACCTGATTTGCTACGAACGGGACAGCCTAGAAGTCCAGTGGCGGCGGCGATTCGACGAGGGTGACCCCTATTTCACCACCCTCAGCGACGACTGGGGTGAAGGGGTGCGGCAAGTGTTCCGCGATTTACCCGAGTTGAGCTGGTGA
- a CDS encoding ABC transporter permease, whose protein sequence is MTADAKTVVSARYPRLARTARGWASGWTRLGEQMEFYVKALLAIRSTVVKYKSETLRVVSEMSLGVGALALIGGEVVILAVLTGSAAAIVGIFGYIQASSIGVGAIAGFFSAYANVRLQLPLIVANGLAATIGAGATAQLGAMRISEEIDALEVIGIRSIPYLVTTRVLGGLLVVPPLYCITFVGSVFTTRSIVLITYHQGAGGFDHYFNTFLLPRDVLVSGLECTVQAVIVMLIHTYYGYTASGGPAGVGEAVGRAVRASIGVSITLTFVLSLVLYGQSGDFHLSG, encoded by the coding sequence ATGACCGCCGACGCGAAGACCGTGGTGAGCGCCCGGTATCCGCGGCTGGCTCGCACAGCGCGGGGTTGGGCCAGCGGCTGGACTCGGCTCGGCGAGCAAATGGAGTTCTACGTCAAGGCCCTCCTTGCCATTCGCAGCACCGTCGTCAAATACAAGTCGGAGACATTGCGCGTCGTCTCCGAAATGAGCTTGGGCGTAGGTGCGCTTGCCCTGATCGGTGGCGAGGTAGTGATCCTTGCTGTGTTGACCGGCAGCGCGGCGGCCATCGTCGGCATCTTCGGCTACATCCAGGCCAGCAGCATCGGCGTCGGCGCGATCGCGGGGTTTTTCTCCGCATACGCCAATGTGCGCCTGCAGCTTCCGCTCATTGTCGCCAACGGCCTCGCGGCCACCATCGGTGCAGGTGCGACCGCGCAACTCGGGGCGATGCGGATCAGTGAGGAGATCGACGCACTGGAGGTCATCGGCATCCGTTCCATCCCCTACCTGGTGACGACCCGCGTGTTGGGTGGCCTCCTGGTGGTTCCGCCGTTGTACTGCATCACTTTTGTCGGATCGGTTTTTACGACTCGAAGCATCGTGCTCATCACCTACCACCAGGGAGCCGGCGGCTTCGACCACTACTTCAACACCTTCCTGCTGCCCAGGGACGTCCTGGTGTCGGGGCTCGAATGCACCGTGCAGGCGGTGATCGTCATGCTGATCCACACCTATTACGGCTACACCGCCTCGGGTGGGCCCGCAGGTGTCGGTGAGGCGGTCGGGCGCGCCGTGCGGGCGTCCATCGGTGTGTCCATCACCCTCACCTTCGTGCTGTCCCTTGTCCTCTACGGGCAGTCCGGCGACTTCCACCTGTCGGGTTAG
- a CDS encoding serine/threonine-protein kinase PknH/PknJ → MLAIGSLVCGYRVQAVLGSGGMGSVYLAADPTLPRQVALKVLSAELSRDRDFRARFIREADTAAALQHPQIVSVYTRGQTDDGQLWIAMQFVDGTDAEAALCDGTMTPHRAVHIITQVAKALDFAHSNHVIHRDVKPGNFLLSGSVGPDERVLLGDFGIARALDDVGLTATGAVLATVGYAAPEVLSNAPIDGRVDIYSLGCTLYRLLTGNTPFAATNGAAAVMMAHLFQPPPRASDAVPSLPPGLDHVIAVAMAKDPAARFASAGALADAAVSALRDPTRYAPLPPTPSGEVNSYPQTWHRRPPTASAWPAPPGPPPSATPRRRRRSLIAAALAGVVLLVATITVLAWPDPADPRPEAGQGSGSPVASASPQGPPATNVAPAQLRAILLSAAQLPVAANGDPLVLESDSASLLDDSATLDNPQCVGAWEPAQQSVYEQNGYTGVAVQTLRGMNEPAWQDSVTQAVIAFPGEKAGRALVALRAQFEMCGGKSVTVTEPGTAAQTWDFGQPVTTAGVLTLAVTLRGTGSCQRGMLVRGNVLVDIRQCRAGGRPDVAALVNATANRVPRQ, encoded by the coding sequence GTGCTGGCAATCGGGTCCCTGGTCTGCGGTTACCGCGTCCAGGCGGTGCTGGGCAGTGGGGGCATGGGCTCGGTCTATTTGGCCGCCGATCCCACCCTGCCCCGCCAAGTCGCGCTCAAAGTGCTGTCGGCCGAGCTGTCGCGCGATCGGGATTTTCGGGCGCGCTTCATCCGCGAGGCCGACACCGCGGCGGCCCTGCAACACCCTCAGATCGTGTCGGTTTACACCCGCGGACAAACCGACGACGGCCAACTGTGGATTGCGATGCAGTTCGTCGACGGCACGGACGCCGAGGCTGCGCTGTGTGACGGAACAATGACCCCGCACCGTGCCGTCCACATCATCACGCAGGTGGCCAAGGCGCTCGATTTCGCCCATTCGAACCACGTCATCCACCGCGACGTCAAACCTGGCAACTTTTTGCTGTCCGGCTCCGTCGGCCCCGACGAGCGGGTTCTGCTGGGCGATTTCGGGATTGCGCGCGCCCTCGACGACGTGGGGCTGACCGCCACGGGAGCGGTGCTGGCCACCGTCGGCTACGCCGCGCCTGAGGTGCTGTCCAATGCACCCATCGACGGCCGGGTCGACATCTATTCTTTGGGGTGCACCCTGTATCGGCTACTCACGGGCAACACACCCTTTGCGGCCACCAACGGGGCCGCGGCCGTGATGATGGCCCACTTGTTCCAGCCCCCGCCCCGGGCCAGCGACGCGGTGCCTTCGCTGCCGCCCGGCCTCGATCACGTGATTGCGGTCGCGATGGCAAAAGATCCCGCCGCCCGGTTCGCGTCGGCGGGCGCGCTTGCGGACGCCGCCGTGTCGGCGCTGCGCGATCCCACCCGCTACGCGCCGCTGCCGCCCACACCCAGTGGCGAGGTCAACTCCTACCCGCAGACGTGGCACCGACGGCCGCCGACGGCGTCCGCCTGGCCGGCACCGCCCGGGCCTCCGCCGTCGGCCACACCGCGTCGGCGCCGGCGCAGCCTGATCGCCGCCGCGCTGGCCGGCGTGGTGCTGTTGGTCGCCACGATCACCGTGCTGGCCTGGCCCGATCCCGCCGACCCTCGTCCTGAGGCCGGCCAGGGCTCCGGATCACCGGTGGCGTCTGCATCGCCTCAGGGGCCGCCGGCCACCAACGTCGCCCCCGCTCAACTACGCGCCATTTTGCTGTCCGCGGCCCAGCTTCCGGTCGCAGCGAATGGGGATCCGCTGGTGCTCGAGAGTGATAGCGCCAGCCTGCTCGATGACTCCGCGACCCTCGACAACCCGCAATGTGTGGGCGCCTGGGAGCCCGCACAGCAGAGTGTGTACGAGCAAAACGGCTACACGGGGGTGGCCGTACAAACGTTGCGGGGCATGAACGAACCGGCCTGGCAAGACAGTGTCACCCAAGCGGTCATCGCCTTTCCCGGTGAGAAGGCAGGCAGAGCCCTTGTCGCTCTGCGCGCTCAATTCGAAATGTGCGGCGGCAAATCGGTCACCGTGACCGAACCAGGCACCGCGGCGCAAACCTGGGACTTCGGCCAGCCCGTGACCACCGCGGGAGTGTTGACCCTGGCGGTGACGCTGCGCGGCACCGGATCGTGCCAACGCGGAATGTTGGTGCGCGGCAACGTTTTGGTGGATATTCGCCAATGCCGTGCTGGCGGTAGGCCCGATGTCGCCGCATTGGTCAACGCCACGGCCAACAGGGTGCCTCGACAATGA
- a CDS encoding DUF305 domain-containing protein, protein MPSFAIRIAATLTAWCLALLLSSCSSSPSGDHAHSTRSDDKPVITGEPAAYNPADVVFANDATAREEQGISMSRLVPDHSNNPDVVAFAAKTTAALQVDTQVLKALRAQWKESQDNPTGTSSSPTAQSDSGDNPTLAKLASMGGPEFDTLWLNSMISLYQATIDLANGEVANGKNVDATGVAKQIVKARQADVGQMQQLLAA, encoded by the coding sequence GTGCCATCGTTCGCCATCCGCATCGCAGCGACTCTCACGGCCTGGTGCCTCGCGTTGCTCCTATCGTCGTGTAGTAGCTCGCCGTCTGGCGACCACGCACATTCCACCCGTAGCGACGACAAGCCCGTGATCACCGGTGAACCCGCCGCCTATAACCCCGCCGACGTAGTTTTCGCGAACGACGCAACTGCGCGTGAGGAGCAAGGGATCAGTATGTCGCGGCTAGTCCCCGATCATTCCAACAATCCCGACGTTGTCGCGTTCGCCGCCAAGACCACAGCAGCTCTGCAAGTGGACACGCAGGTTTTGAAAGCCTTGCGGGCGCAATGGAAAGAGAGCCAGGACAACCCAACCGGGACCAGCAGCTCCCCGACCGCGCAGAGTGACTCGGGCGATAACCCGACGCTCGCCAAGCTTGCATCGATGGGGGGCCCCGAGTTCGACACGCTCTGGCTGAATTCGATGATCAGTCTGTACCAGGCAACAATCGACCTCGCCAATGGCGAAGTCGCCAATGGGAAGAACGTAGACGCGACAGGCGTGGCCAAGCAGATTGTCAAAGCGCGACAGGCCGACGTCGGCCAGATGCAGCAGCTCCTCGCCGCCTAA
- a CDS encoding N-formylglutamate amidohydrolase, producing MDTYIVTCEHGGNRVPAPYRPLFRGHRALLDSHRGYDPGSLVMAKALANALAAPLVSSTVTRLLIDLNRSIGHPQLFSAVTRAVPAQGRAQIVEKHYRPYRMQVECLVGQAVARGHRVIHLSSHSFTAQLDGKVRGTDVGLLYHPARRAEAEMCARWKETLATLAPQIHVRRNYPYAGKGDGLTSHLRACFAPSDYVGIELEVNQGIVFEAGRRWTALRRMLIDSLRTACAA from the coding sequence GTGGATACCTACATCGTCACGTGTGAACACGGCGGTAACCGCGTACCCGCGCCCTATCGGCCGCTGTTTCGCGGGCACCGGGCGCTGCTGGATTCCCACCGCGGCTACGATCCTGGGTCGCTGGTCATGGCGAAGGCCCTCGCCAATGCCCTCGCGGCGCCCCTGGTGTCCTCGACGGTCACCCGTCTGCTCATCGATCTCAACCGCTCGATTGGTCACCCACAACTGTTTTCGGCTGTGACCCGCGCGGTGCCGGCCCAGGGCCGGGCACAGATCGTCGAAAAGCATTACCGGCCTTACCGCATGCAGGTCGAGTGTCTCGTCGGCCAAGCAGTAGCGCGTGGGCATCGCGTGATCCACCTTTCATCGCACAGCTTTACCGCGCAGCTAGATGGCAAGGTGCGCGGGACCGATGTCGGCTTGCTCTATCACCCCGCGAGACGAGCAGAAGCAGAAATGTGCGCTCGCTGGAAGGAAACCCTGGCGACGCTGGCCCCGCAAATTCACGTGCGCCGCAACTACCCGTACGCCGGCAAAGGAGACGGGTTGACGTCGCACTTGCGCGCGTGCTTCGCGCCGAGCGATTACGTCGGCATCGAACTGGAAGTCAACCAAGGCATCGTTTTCGAGGCGGGTCGGCGCTGGACGGCGTTGCGGCGCATGCTGATCGACTCATTACGCACGGCATGTGCGGCCTGA
- a CDS encoding Rv0361 family membrane protein has protein sequence MNTSAPVITRLCAIGLASLLTASCTTVTGGSALPQRNGASTSMTAAAPPGTSAAPPAPSAAPSAEDQIRETLMAFQDAYNTQNWDAYLELMCTAMRAQFSGTAMNYVKKARAQNGVTTIKNISKIAITGDTAVVTFDGQNEAMGTHTVSLPLKLEDGWKICQT, from the coding sequence ATGAACACTTCCGCGCCGGTCATTACTCGCCTATGCGCCATCGGTCTGGCCTCTCTCCTGACCGCTTCGTGCACAACGGTGACCGGCGGTTCCGCACTGCCGCAACGCAACGGCGCCTCCACTTCCATGACCGCCGCAGCCCCGCCTGGCACATCAGCAGCGCCACCTGCCCCCTCGGCCGCCCCCTCTGCCGAGGATCAGATTCGCGAGACCTTGATGGCGTTTCAGGATGCGTACAACACCCAGAACTGGGACGCCTACTTGGAATTGATGTGCACCGCGATGCGGGCCCAATTCAGCGGCACCGCGATGAATTACGTCAAGAAGGCCCGCGCCCAAAACGGTGTCACCACAATCAAAAACATCTCCAAGATCGCGATCACCGGTGACACCGCCGTCGTCACGTTTGACGGTCAAAACGAAGCCATGGGCACTCACACTGTCAGCCTGCCGCTGAAACTCGAAGACGGCTGGAAAATCTGCCAGACCTAG